The Brachyhypopomus gauderio isolate BG-103 chromosome 2, BGAUD_0.2, whole genome shotgun sequence genome contains a region encoding:
- the il17c gene encoding interleukin-17C, translating into MRASWLLLLLISASIVAARKHKGCFTEDELSLRAHKFLHRSTRNAGSGRRDAATVSCADFQRQVFSSELMHRSLSPWRLREHSDSNLIPSSYNVAECLCEGCIINGTENYDYNSAPVVQNMMFLKKVTCPSDPKKYSLQIEYKEIPFACTCVVPK; encoded by the exons ATGCGG GCTTCTTGGCTACTGTTGTTACTTATCTCGGCGAGCATCGTCGCTGCACGTAAACATAAAGGATGTTTCACTGAAGATGAACTGTCGTTGCGTGCACATAAGTTCTTGCACAGGTCGACCAGGAACGCTGGATCAGGTCGGAGAGATGCTGCTACCGTCTCCTGCGCTGACTTCCAGCGTCAGGTATTCTCATCTGAACTGATGCATCGCTCGCTGTCGCCGTGGAGACTCAG GGAACATTCTGATTCGAATTTGATTCCTTCGTCGTACAACGTCGCCGAGTGCCTCTGCGAAGGATGCATCATTAACGGGACCGAGAATTATGACTACAACTCCGCACCTGTAGTTCAAAACATGATGTTTTTGAAGAAGGTCACATGCCCATCAGACCCAAAGAAATACTCTTTGCAGATTGAATATAAAGAAATTCCATTTGCGTGTACCTGCGTAGTACCTAAATAA
- the LOC143484994 gene encoding transport and Golgi organization protein 6 homolog isoform X1 yields MTTSLINALSILTKPVRETRLGGVTPQEALLSALQRNQVELQECLSAVESEEAQCLLEEVRGEVAWFCGDTEDLTWSFVQECLLLLLCLARHLSRLLEAFSKSPAGLTPEKPHLPDVAPPLPPDVLSIAQQKTLGAVLQFLVTLGLCPYLAPGVGLGLGLRSAFGTVVEGAVRRDALPPCECRLLTTITVFLEVSKVSCLATLLFTRHLGDLMAGLCQLGYRPHRPEGESTVSIKGLTVEERKGCKQALQGLLGRVYQPIVIKELLVLQGGAKASAGASAALTRAPPWLRRLCGQLLSERLVQPHGVQAVVRAILEGGIGGDSDWRKCDAVAKILATCPQQSTSADSYYSQVCPQVLELLHFKDKTTAQQFQRVATRAVLTIVQDQPEFGQRFLLSPLFSPLHRCAALPDPACVAGEDVSQHAVPELELTRCVEDVYKICVVGNSPSAMLLSSLGDAFPIIFNLFCFTKQNVSHLRAPCQEILLWYLSHTETSLALSLLKDLCVIQKDGGGVTSGFQFSPGSEGGATLTCRQPISDEDDALYEKVLGDQWRVECVVQLLAEMKESDLPGELFLFLLRDLTQWAGEEQQTEVHVDMTSMTLLELEQQLEGRVHGRGQRLALLHTMAVMCEGLPHTLLLRKTYQNIWIFPRALSGVYM; encoded by the exons ATGACTACGTCCCTTATAAACGCATTGAGCATTCTTACCAAACCTGTTCGAG AGACCCGTTTGGGAGGAGTGACACCACAGGAGGCGCTGTTGTCTGCACTGCAGAGGAACCAAGTGGAACTGCAGGAATGTCTGTCAGCTGTTGAGTCGGAAGAAGCCCAGTGTCTCCTGGAGGAGGTCAGGGGGGAGGTGGCATGGTTCTGTGGTGACACAGAGGACCTCACTTGGAGCTTTGTGCAGGAATGcctgctgctgttgctgtgcTTGGCACGCCACCTCAGCCGGCTCCTGGAGGCCTTCAGCAAGAGTCCAGCAGGCCTTACTCCTGAGAAGCCCCATCTGCCTGACGTGGCTCCGCCTCTTCCTCCAGATGTCCTCAGCATTGCTCAACAGAAGACCCTGGGTGCTGTTCTGCAGTTCCTTGTCACCCTGGGCCTTTGTCCCTATCTGGCCCCCGGTGTGGGGCTAGGCCTGGGCCTGCGCTCTGCCTTTGGGACTGTGGTGGAGGGGGCGGTGCGTCGTGATGCCCTGCCCCCTTGTGAGTGTCGACTGCTCACCACCATCACCGTGTTTCTGGAAGTGAGCAAAGTGTCGTGCTTGGCAACACTGCTGTTCACCCGTCACCTGGGAGACCTGATGGCAGGACTTTGTCAGTTAGGATACCGTCCCCACCGCCCTGAAGGAGAGAGCACAGTGAGCATCAAG GGGCTAACTGTAGAAGAGCGGAAAGGTTGCAAACAAGCACTTCAGGGTCTTCTGGGAAGGGTTTATCAGCCAATCGTCATCAAGGAGCTGCTGGTTCTTCAGGGAGGAGCCAAG GCCAGCGCAGGGGCCAGTGCGGCCCTGACCCGGGCTCCCCCATGGCTCCGGCGTCTGTGTGGGCAGCTGCTGTCGGAGAGGCTGGTGCAGCCACACGGAGTCCAGGCTGTGGTCAGGGCCATACTGGAGGGAGGCATTG gtggagACTCAGACTGGAGAAAATGTGACGCTGTTGCAAAAATACTTGCAACCTGCCCTCAACAGTCTACCTCTGCTGACAGCTACTACAGTCAAGTGTGTCCACAG GTCTTAGAGCTTCTACACTTTAAGGACAAGACCACTGCCCAGCAGTTCCAGCGGGTGGCCACCAGGGCGGTGCTCACCATAGTGCAGGATCAGCCTGAGTTTGGTCAGCGTTTCCTGTTGTCTCCACTCTTCTCACCCCTGCATCGCTGTGCAGCACTTCCAg ATCCTGCCTGTGTTGCAGGAGAAGATGTATCCCAGCATGCAGTGCCTGAGCTGGAGTTGACCCGCTGTGTGGAGGATGTGTATAAA ATTTGTGTGGTTGGTAACAGTCCATCAGCAATGCTGCTGAGCTCTCTGGGAGACGCATTTCCCATAATCTTCAACCTCTTCTGTTTTACAAAGCAAAATGTTTCCCACCTACG CGCCCCCTGTCAGGAGATCCTACTGTGGTACCTGTCACATACTGAAACCTCATTGGCACTCTCACTGCTGAAAGACCTGTGTGTCATCCAGAAAGATGGGGGCGGAGTCACATCTGGATTCCAGTTCTCACCAGGAAGTGAGGGTGGGGCTACACTCACCTGTCGACAGCCAATCAG TGACGAGGACGACGCTCTGTATGAGAAGGTGTTGGGTGACCAGTGGAGAGTGGAGTGTGTCGTTCAGCTGCTGGCTGAGATGAAGGAGAGCGACCTCCCTGGAGAactgttcctcttccttctgcGT GATCTGACGCAGTGGGCAGGTGAGGAACAACAGACGGAAGTGCACGTGGACATGACGTCCATGACGCTACTGGAGCTGGAACAGCAGCTGGAGGGGCGGGTGCATGGGCGGGGCCAGAGGTTGGCCCTCCTTCACACCATGGCCGTCATGTGTGAGgggcttccacacacactcctgctgcgGAAAACCTATCAAAAC ATTTGGATTTTCCCGCGTGCTCTCAGTGGTGTATATATGTAA
- the LOC143484994 gene encoding transport and Golgi organization protein 6 homolog isoform X3, whose protein sequence is MTTSLINALSILTKPVRETRLGGVTPQEALLSALQRNQVELQECLSAVESEEAQCLLEEVRGEVAWFCGDTEDLTWSFVQECLLLLLCLARHLSRLLEAFSKSPAGLTPEKPHLPDVAPPLPPDVLSIAQQKTLGAVLQFLVTLGLCPYLAPGVGLGLGLRSAFGTVVEGAVRRDALPPCECRLLTTITVFLEVSKVSCLATLLFTRHLGDLMAGLCQLGYRPHRPEGESTVSIKGLTVEERKGCKQALQGLLGRVYQPIVIKELLVLQGGAKASAGASAALTRAPPWLRRLCGQLLSERLVQPHGVQAVVRAILEGGIGGDSDWRKCDAVAKILATCPQQSTSADSYYSQVCPQVLELLHFKDKTTAQQFQRVATRAVLTIVQDQPEFGQRFLLSPLFSPLHRCAALPGEDVSQHAVPELELTRCVEDVYKICVVGNSPSAMLLSSLGDAFPIIFNLFCFTKQNVSHLRAPCQEILLWYLSHTETSLALSLLKDLCVIQKDGGGVTSGFQFSPGSEGGATLTCRQPISDEDDALYEKVLGDQWRVECVVQLLAEMKESDLPGELFLFLLRDLTQWAGEEQQTEVHVDMTSMTLLELEQQLEGRVHGRGQRLALLHTMAVMCEGLPHTLLLRKTYQNIWIFPRALSGVYM, encoded by the exons ATGACTACGTCCCTTATAAACGCATTGAGCATTCTTACCAAACCTGTTCGAG AGACCCGTTTGGGAGGAGTGACACCACAGGAGGCGCTGTTGTCTGCACTGCAGAGGAACCAAGTGGAACTGCAGGAATGTCTGTCAGCTGTTGAGTCGGAAGAAGCCCAGTGTCTCCTGGAGGAGGTCAGGGGGGAGGTGGCATGGTTCTGTGGTGACACAGAGGACCTCACTTGGAGCTTTGTGCAGGAATGcctgctgctgttgctgtgcTTGGCACGCCACCTCAGCCGGCTCCTGGAGGCCTTCAGCAAGAGTCCAGCAGGCCTTACTCCTGAGAAGCCCCATCTGCCTGACGTGGCTCCGCCTCTTCCTCCAGATGTCCTCAGCATTGCTCAACAGAAGACCCTGGGTGCTGTTCTGCAGTTCCTTGTCACCCTGGGCCTTTGTCCCTATCTGGCCCCCGGTGTGGGGCTAGGCCTGGGCCTGCGCTCTGCCTTTGGGACTGTGGTGGAGGGGGCGGTGCGTCGTGATGCCCTGCCCCCTTGTGAGTGTCGACTGCTCACCACCATCACCGTGTTTCTGGAAGTGAGCAAAGTGTCGTGCTTGGCAACACTGCTGTTCACCCGTCACCTGGGAGACCTGATGGCAGGACTTTGTCAGTTAGGATACCGTCCCCACCGCCCTGAAGGAGAGAGCACAGTGAGCATCAAG GGGCTAACTGTAGAAGAGCGGAAAGGTTGCAAACAAGCACTTCAGGGTCTTCTGGGAAGGGTTTATCAGCCAATCGTCATCAAGGAGCTGCTGGTTCTTCAGGGAGGAGCCAAG GCCAGCGCAGGGGCCAGTGCGGCCCTGACCCGGGCTCCCCCATGGCTCCGGCGTCTGTGTGGGCAGCTGCTGTCGGAGAGGCTGGTGCAGCCACACGGAGTCCAGGCTGTGGTCAGGGCCATACTGGAGGGAGGCATTG gtggagACTCAGACTGGAGAAAATGTGACGCTGTTGCAAAAATACTTGCAACCTGCCCTCAACAGTCTACCTCTGCTGACAGCTACTACAGTCAAGTGTGTCCACAG GTCTTAGAGCTTCTACACTTTAAGGACAAGACCACTGCCCAGCAGTTCCAGCGGGTGGCCACCAGGGCGGTGCTCACCATAGTGCAGGATCAGCCTGAGTTTGGTCAGCGTTTCCTGTTGTCTCCACTCTTCTCACCCCTGCATCGCTGTGCAGCACTTCCAg GAGAAGATGTATCCCAGCATGCAGTGCCTGAGCTGGAGTTGACCCGCTGTGTGGAGGATGTGTATAAA ATTTGTGTGGTTGGTAACAGTCCATCAGCAATGCTGCTGAGCTCTCTGGGAGACGCATTTCCCATAATCTTCAACCTCTTCTGTTTTACAAAGCAAAATGTTTCCCACCTACG CGCCCCCTGTCAGGAGATCCTACTGTGGTACCTGTCACATACTGAAACCTCATTGGCACTCTCACTGCTGAAAGACCTGTGTGTCATCCAGAAAGATGGGGGCGGAGTCACATCTGGATTCCAGTTCTCACCAGGAAGTGAGGGTGGGGCTACACTCACCTGTCGACAGCCAATCAG TGACGAGGACGACGCTCTGTATGAGAAGGTGTTGGGTGACCAGTGGAGAGTGGAGTGTGTCGTTCAGCTGCTGGCTGAGATGAAGGAGAGCGACCTCCCTGGAGAactgttcctcttccttctgcGT GATCTGACGCAGTGGGCAGGTGAGGAACAACAGACGGAAGTGCACGTGGACATGACGTCCATGACGCTACTGGAGCTGGAACAGCAGCTGGAGGGGCGGGTGCATGGGCGGGGCCAGAGGTTGGCCCTCCTTCACACCATGGCCGTCATGTGTGAGgggcttccacacacactcctgctgcgGAAAACCTATCAAAAC ATTTGGATTTTCCCGCGTGCTCTCAGTGGTGTATATATGTAA
- the LOC143484994 gene encoding transport and Golgi organization protein 6 homolog isoform X2, which translates to MTTSLINALSILTKPVRETRLGGVTPQEALLSALQRNQVELQECLSAVESEEAQCLLEEVRGEVAWFCGDTEDLTWSFVQECLLLLLCLARHLSRLLEAFSKSPAGLTPEKPHLPDVAPPLPPDVLSIAQQKTLGAVLQFLVTLGLCPYLAPGVGLGLGLRSAFGTVVEGAVRRDALPPCECRLLTTITVFLEVSKVSCLATLLFTRHLGDLMAGLCQLGYRPHRPEGESTGLTVEERKGCKQALQGLLGRVYQPIVIKELLVLQGGAKASAGASAALTRAPPWLRRLCGQLLSERLVQPHGVQAVVRAILEGGIGGDSDWRKCDAVAKILATCPQQSTSADSYYSQVCPQVLELLHFKDKTTAQQFQRVATRAVLTIVQDQPEFGQRFLLSPLFSPLHRCAALPDPACVAGEDVSQHAVPELELTRCVEDVYKICVVGNSPSAMLLSSLGDAFPIIFNLFCFTKQNVSHLRAPCQEILLWYLSHTETSLALSLLKDLCVIQKDGGGVTSGFQFSPGSEGGATLTCRQPISDEDDALYEKVLGDQWRVECVVQLLAEMKESDLPGELFLFLLRDLTQWAGEEQQTEVHVDMTSMTLLELEQQLEGRVHGRGQRLALLHTMAVMCEGLPHTLLLRKTYQNIWIFPRALSGVYM; encoded by the exons ATGACTACGTCCCTTATAAACGCATTGAGCATTCTTACCAAACCTGTTCGAG AGACCCGTTTGGGAGGAGTGACACCACAGGAGGCGCTGTTGTCTGCACTGCAGAGGAACCAAGTGGAACTGCAGGAATGTCTGTCAGCTGTTGAGTCGGAAGAAGCCCAGTGTCTCCTGGAGGAGGTCAGGGGGGAGGTGGCATGGTTCTGTGGTGACACAGAGGACCTCACTTGGAGCTTTGTGCAGGAATGcctgctgctgttgctgtgcTTGGCACGCCACCTCAGCCGGCTCCTGGAGGCCTTCAGCAAGAGTCCAGCAGGCCTTACTCCTGAGAAGCCCCATCTGCCTGACGTGGCTCCGCCTCTTCCTCCAGATGTCCTCAGCATTGCTCAACAGAAGACCCTGGGTGCTGTTCTGCAGTTCCTTGTCACCCTGGGCCTTTGTCCCTATCTGGCCCCCGGTGTGGGGCTAGGCCTGGGCCTGCGCTCTGCCTTTGGGACTGTGGTGGAGGGGGCGGTGCGTCGTGATGCCCTGCCCCCTTGTGAGTGTCGACTGCTCACCACCATCACCGTGTTTCTGGAAGTGAGCAAAGTGTCGTGCTTGGCAACACTGCTGTTCACCCGTCACCTGGGAGACCTGATGGCAGGACTTTGTCAGTTAGGATACCGTCCCCACCGCCCTGAAGGAGAGAGCACA GGGCTAACTGTAGAAGAGCGGAAAGGTTGCAAACAAGCACTTCAGGGTCTTCTGGGAAGGGTTTATCAGCCAATCGTCATCAAGGAGCTGCTGGTTCTTCAGGGAGGAGCCAAG GCCAGCGCAGGGGCCAGTGCGGCCCTGACCCGGGCTCCCCCATGGCTCCGGCGTCTGTGTGGGCAGCTGCTGTCGGAGAGGCTGGTGCAGCCACACGGAGTCCAGGCTGTGGTCAGGGCCATACTGGAGGGAGGCATTG gtggagACTCAGACTGGAGAAAATGTGACGCTGTTGCAAAAATACTTGCAACCTGCCCTCAACAGTCTACCTCTGCTGACAGCTACTACAGTCAAGTGTGTCCACAG GTCTTAGAGCTTCTACACTTTAAGGACAAGACCACTGCCCAGCAGTTCCAGCGGGTGGCCACCAGGGCGGTGCTCACCATAGTGCAGGATCAGCCTGAGTTTGGTCAGCGTTTCCTGTTGTCTCCACTCTTCTCACCCCTGCATCGCTGTGCAGCACTTCCAg ATCCTGCCTGTGTTGCAGGAGAAGATGTATCCCAGCATGCAGTGCCTGAGCTGGAGTTGACCCGCTGTGTGGAGGATGTGTATAAA ATTTGTGTGGTTGGTAACAGTCCATCAGCAATGCTGCTGAGCTCTCTGGGAGACGCATTTCCCATAATCTTCAACCTCTTCTGTTTTACAAAGCAAAATGTTTCCCACCTACG CGCCCCCTGTCAGGAGATCCTACTGTGGTACCTGTCACATACTGAAACCTCATTGGCACTCTCACTGCTGAAAGACCTGTGTGTCATCCAGAAAGATGGGGGCGGAGTCACATCTGGATTCCAGTTCTCACCAGGAAGTGAGGGTGGGGCTACACTCACCTGTCGACAGCCAATCAG TGACGAGGACGACGCTCTGTATGAGAAGGTGTTGGGTGACCAGTGGAGAGTGGAGTGTGTCGTTCAGCTGCTGGCTGAGATGAAGGAGAGCGACCTCCCTGGAGAactgttcctcttccttctgcGT GATCTGACGCAGTGGGCAGGTGAGGAACAACAGACGGAAGTGCACGTGGACATGACGTCCATGACGCTACTGGAGCTGGAACAGCAGCTGGAGGGGCGGGTGCATGGGCGGGGCCAGAGGTTGGCCCTCCTTCACACCATGGCCGTCATGTGTGAGgggcttccacacacactcctgctgcgGAAAACCTATCAAAAC ATTTGGATTTTCCCGCGTGCTCTCAGTGGTGTATATATGTAA
- the LOC143484994 gene encoding transport and Golgi organization protein 6 homolog isoform X4 translates to MTTSLINALSILTKPVRETRLGGVTPQEALLSALQRNQVELQECLSAVESEEAQCLLEEVRGEVAWFCGDTEDLTWSFVQECLLLLLCLARHLSRLLEAFSKSPAGLTPEKPHLPDVAPPLPPDVLSIAQQKTLGAVLQFLVTLGLCPYLAPGVGLGLGLRSAFGTVVEGAVRRDALPPCECRLLTTITVFLEVSKVSCLATLLFTRHLGDLMAGLCQLGYRPHRPEGESTGLTVEERKGCKQALQGLLGRVYQPIVIKELLVLQGGAKASAGASAALTRAPPWLRRLCGQLLSERLVQPHGVQAVVRAILEGGIGGDSDWRKCDAVAKILATCPQQSTSADSYYSQVCPQVLELLHFKDKTTAQQFQRVATRAVLTIVQDQPEFGQRFLLSPLFSPLHRCAALPGEDVSQHAVPELELTRCVEDVYKICVVGNSPSAMLLSSLGDAFPIIFNLFCFTKQNVSHLRAPCQEILLWYLSHTETSLALSLLKDLCVIQKDGGGVTSGFQFSPGSEGGATLTCRQPISDEDDALYEKVLGDQWRVECVVQLLAEMKESDLPGELFLFLLRDLTQWAGEEQQTEVHVDMTSMTLLELEQQLEGRVHGRGQRLALLHTMAVMCEGLPHTLLLRKTYQNIWIFPRALSGVYM, encoded by the exons ATGACTACGTCCCTTATAAACGCATTGAGCATTCTTACCAAACCTGTTCGAG AGACCCGTTTGGGAGGAGTGACACCACAGGAGGCGCTGTTGTCTGCACTGCAGAGGAACCAAGTGGAACTGCAGGAATGTCTGTCAGCTGTTGAGTCGGAAGAAGCCCAGTGTCTCCTGGAGGAGGTCAGGGGGGAGGTGGCATGGTTCTGTGGTGACACAGAGGACCTCACTTGGAGCTTTGTGCAGGAATGcctgctgctgttgctgtgcTTGGCACGCCACCTCAGCCGGCTCCTGGAGGCCTTCAGCAAGAGTCCAGCAGGCCTTACTCCTGAGAAGCCCCATCTGCCTGACGTGGCTCCGCCTCTTCCTCCAGATGTCCTCAGCATTGCTCAACAGAAGACCCTGGGTGCTGTTCTGCAGTTCCTTGTCACCCTGGGCCTTTGTCCCTATCTGGCCCCCGGTGTGGGGCTAGGCCTGGGCCTGCGCTCTGCCTTTGGGACTGTGGTGGAGGGGGCGGTGCGTCGTGATGCCCTGCCCCCTTGTGAGTGTCGACTGCTCACCACCATCACCGTGTTTCTGGAAGTGAGCAAAGTGTCGTGCTTGGCAACACTGCTGTTCACCCGTCACCTGGGAGACCTGATGGCAGGACTTTGTCAGTTAGGATACCGTCCCCACCGCCCTGAAGGAGAGAGCACA GGGCTAACTGTAGAAGAGCGGAAAGGTTGCAAACAAGCACTTCAGGGTCTTCTGGGAAGGGTTTATCAGCCAATCGTCATCAAGGAGCTGCTGGTTCTTCAGGGAGGAGCCAAG GCCAGCGCAGGGGCCAGTGCGGCCCTGACCCGGGCTCCCCCATGGCTCCGGCGTCTGTGTGGGCAGCTGCTGTCGGAGAGGCTGGTGCAGCCACACGGAGTCCAGGCTGTGGTCAGGGCCATACTGGAGGGAGGCATTG gtggagACTCAGACTGGAGAAAATGTGACGCTGTTGCAAAAATACTTGCAACCTGCCCTCAACAGTCTACCTCTGCTGACAGCTACTACAGTCAAGTGTGTCCACAG GTCTTAGAGCTTCTACACTTTAAGGACAAGACCACTGCCCAGCAGTTCCAGCGGGTGGCCACCAGGGCGGTGCTCACCATAGTGCAGGATCAGCCTGAGTTTGGTCAGCGTTTCCTGTTGTCTCCACTCTTCTCACCCCTGCATCGCTGTGCAGCACTTCCAg GAGAAGATGTATCCCAGCATGCAGTGCCTGAGCTGGAGTTGACCCGCTGTGTGGAGGATGTGTATAAA ATTTGTGTGGTTGGTAACAGTCCATCAGCAATGCTGCTGAGCTCTCTGGGAGACGCATTTCCCATAATCTTCAACCTCTTCTGTTTTACAAAGCAAAATGTTTCCCACCTACG CGCCCCCTGTCAGGAGATCCTACTGTGGTACCTGTCACATACTGAAACCTCATTGGCACTCTCACTGCTGAAAGACCTGTGTGTCATCCAGAAAGATGGGGGCGGAGTCACATCTGGATTCCAGTTCTCACCAGGAAGTGAGGGTGGGGCTACACTCACCTGTCGACAGCCAATCAG TGACGAGGACGACGCTCTGTATGAGAAGGTGTTGGGTGACCAGTGGAGAGTGGAGTGTGTCGTTCAGCTGCTGGCTGAGATGAAGGAGAGCGACCTCCCTGGAGAactgttcctcttccttctgcGT GATCTGACGCAGTGGGCAGGTGAGGAACAACAGACGGAAGTGCACGTGGACATGACGTCCATGACGCTACTGGAGCTGGAACAGCAGCTGGAGGGGCGGGTGCATGGGCGGGGCCAGAGGTTGGCCCTCCTTCACACCATGGCCGTCATGTGTGAGgggcttccacacacactcctgctgcgGAAAACCTATCAAAAC ATTTGGATTTTCCCGCGTGCTCTCAGTGGTGTATATATGTAA